The segment ACCGCGGGTCCTGGGAGGGGCAGATGCAGCTCAGTAAGGCCCAGCACAGTTGCTCTTCCAGGCGTCCCCCACTTACGGCCGCTCGGAGCAGGACAAGCCTGTGACCCACCAGCATCACACCTCCTCCGCTTGCCCTCAGTCCCTTCCCCGTCTCTTCCTTCCCAACACCCTCCCGACACCAGACAGAAAGATCCAGAGGAAAgggccaccccagccccaggggccAGAAGGCACTGGGGGGCAAGTATGTCACAGGGAGATCATGAAACTCGGCAGGAGTGTCTCATCATCAGGGCTGCTACTTATGGACCGAGAAAGGAAcagacaggaaggaaaaacacCAGAGGCGGGACGCACAGAAATGGAATGGAGCCAGGGAGTGGCCAACAGAGACAGGAGAGGACAGGGCAGGAGAGGAGCGCGGGTGAGCTGTGCACACCTGAGGCGGGGGTCAAGGCTGCCCCGGGCCTGCTGCACCCCATGGGGCTGGGAGTCTTCTCAGGGGGTGGGGACTGCAAGTTCTCAGGGCCTCGGAGATGGCTGCTGCCTGGCCGGTGCTGGGCACAGGGGCTGTTGGGTCCAAGCTGAGCTTGGCACTCTGTCCTAGGCCTGGGAGAGGGATCCTCCCCCAAACAGGCCCGCCTCTCAGAGGTACTGTGAGCCTTTCCTAGGCCCGCTGGGGAGCCAGGCTGTTCCATCTCACCAGGGGACCTGCCCTTGGTAACAGGTGAGAATGTGGCCAGGGAAGGACGATCAGGCAGTGGTTTCGGAATGTCCAGGACCAGGTGAGCCCGGCTGGGCAGGGCTAGCTTGCTGAGCGGTGAGACGCggaggggagcaggagctggaggTTCAGCCGCCAGGCCCAGGTTCTCCCCAACAGAAATGCTGCGGGATATCTTAGCCATGGAACTGGTGGTGGGGTTCTGGTAGGACTGGGACCGAGACAGCCGGTTGTCAGCCTGGGGCAGGGAACGCAGGCCCTCCTGGGCCTCCATCTCTCGTAACAGCAATGGACCTGGAGTAGGAGCTTCACCTGCAGAGGAGACAAAGATGCATGCAGGCTAGGTGGTCAGGAAGGTGCCCCGGGCACCAGGGCTCAATTCCCAAGGAACTGTGCCCTGCACATCCCCGCTAAAGGACACCCAGGGGCAAGCGCAGTGACACATCAGGACCACATCAGGACCTCCTTCCTCTAGCATGCTCACGTGCCCCACACTCCCCTCACCCGGGAGCTGAGCCCACCAGGCTCCTTACCCTGTGGCACCAGACTCTGCACAGACTGGGCTTTTTGGAGTCCACCTAAGGGGCTGCTTGTGGCCACTCTCTTGGGGGCCCAGCTGCTGTCCGGGTTGAGACGCCGTCGTGGCAACAACACAGGGGCTGCCTGCTGGGGGCCAGGGTTTCCGGGGGAGAGCACCACCTCTGGGGGTGCTCCTGGAGGACTGGCACCATTGCCTCTCAGCTGCTCACCAGAAGCCTGTGGCACCTGGACTGGTCTCAGTGTCAGTGCCAGACTTGAGGAAGATGGGGACAGTTCCCTACAGGGAGGAAATGTGGAAGAAAGCCCAGTGGAGGCTCAGGGATCTTCCCTGCCAAGATGGGGAGAAGCTCTCACAACACTAGGGAAGCATTAGGAGAGAAGGGCAGACGCAAAGCCAGCCAGGCCAGTATCCCAAAGCTTGGGAGTGCAAAATACTCCTGGGCACAGCAAGACGAGCACTGACGAGAGGAGCTGCAGGCTGCTCCAGCGGCAGGGCTGGCCCTGATGGGAGCAATGGGAAGTCAGGGGAGCTGGAGCTCCTagtgggagaggaagaggtgCTGTGGGGAGGGTACCTGAAGGAGGGAGTCTGCACTTGCAACAGGAATCGTGAAGAAATGCTCTGAGACTCTGTCCTCTCTGGTACCCGGACTGGGCCCCCTGCCAGGGTGACAAGAAATCATGAAATGAAGGAAGCCCTTGCCACAGATTCTCCTCCCCTAGAAGGCACCCCCAGGGCATGGCCTGCCCTTAGACCCTCCCTCTCAGCCAGGCAGAGAAGGCGGGCAGGGCAGATGGCAGTGACCAAATGCCGGCCCTCTGACCACACCTGGAGCAGCACCACTGGCCAGAGTCTCAAAGTGCTGCTTTAGAAACCGCTCCTGGTCCGGCGTATGGGGGCTGCCTTCCTGCAGCCCATAGGGGCCAgtgcctccctcctcttcctcctcttcctcatcacCCTCAGCTGGCTCTTCAAGGTCTGAGGAAATGCCATCCACACTCAGGGGCTCCGTGCTCTCAGAGTctggatgtgggggaggggagagaggcatCACGCTGCACCCATCTGTTGCCAGAGCCTCCACTCCCACCTCAGTCCACGACCTGCATGGTCCTGGCCCTCCCTCAGGGCTGCAGCCTCACCTTCATTGGGGTGCTCAGGGCTGGAAAGGCGGCTGCTGCTATAATCCACAGAGCAGGCACTGTCAGGACTGTGCTTCTCGGAGCCCCTGCTGCCTGGGTACACTCTTCCCAGGGCCCCTCGCGCTGGTGCCTGTACCTGGAACTCACTGCAGGGGAAAGAGGAGGCAGTGAGCAGGAGTGAGCAGCTGCCCCACTGGACTCCTGCCTGCCTTCTCCCCCACCTGGGAGCAGGACTGGGCACGAGGCAGCGGGGACTTGCAGGCAAGCCCTGGGTACCCTGGGGCCAGCCCTCCGCTCATTAAGGAACATTCAGAGGGAAGGGAAGCCTAGTGGCTGCATGGCCCCAGGGGTCTGGTGGTGGTAGGGCCCTTGCCTGGTATCCAAGGTGGGGCTGCTGATCGGCTCCGGGTAGACAATCCCATCTTCAATGGGTGTAGGCTCCAGATCTTGGGGAAAGACCCCTTCCTCTTGGGACAACAATCGGATAATGTGGGGGCAGGAACAGGGTTGGGAAGCCTGAGTCCGAGAGGGCTTTTCATTCTGGAAACACACAGGGGCATTACTAGGGTTGCTAATGTGACAGAGGGACTGGAAAAAGAGGTGTAGGTGAGCAAGGATTTGGGGTGCACCAACTCTGGGAGAAGCTGACTACTCCAACTCTGAGGACAGATACCAAGAAGCCAGGCGGAGCTCCAACTAGTGTTTCTGAGCTTCTGGAAGAACTCTGAGCATCTGGCTGCCAATCGCCAGCCACCACTTACTATCACGAGCCCTCCAAGGGAGCCAGAGCAAGCCAAGGCTACCCTTTGCTTCTTCACCCCCATACACACAGCCGGGCCAGTCCCACCCTGACTTTGCAGCTCAGGATACCCACGTGCCACAGGGGCAGAGCGAGCTGTTGGCACACGCTGGCTGAGGCTGTCTGGAGGTCTCGAAGGAACAGGAAGGAAGCGGCTCACCTGGACAGCGCGTGAGGTCTCAGGGGCCTGCTGCCCATGCTTCCCAGGACCACACGGAGTCGTGGGCAGCAAGTCCTGGCTGCAGCCCCGAGGGCTCGGGGCCAGTGTCTCCAGCTGCCGCAGGTCTAGCATGGAGCGAACACTCAGCTCTACGCCTGACTGAGCCCAGCGCCCCCTTCTTCTGGGCCCTTGGTTGGCGGCCGGAGCTGGGTCCAGGAACTCTTCCGTCTCCTGGGCCTGatatggggcaggggtggggaaggagtaACAATAGCAATTCCCCGATCGTTTGAGCACACATTCACATTatcacttactgtgtgcctggtACTTGGCATGTATTAGTTCATTTAAACTTCACAACAACCtgatgaagtaggtactattattatccccatcaTTACGGatgggaaactgaagcacagcaGGCTTAAGTAACTCGGCCAAGTCCCACAGACAGTAAGTGGCTTGCTTGTAGGTTACAACTcaggtagtctggctccagagtttaTGCTTTTAGCTTCAATCTACATCCTGTCTCAGAGGACCTTCTGGTCTCAGTCTTCACCTGGTGTCATGGGTACCCCAAAGCTAGGACTCTCTAGAAGTCCCCTACTCTGAGGACAGCCTCAACAGGGACCCCAAGTTCATTCACAGCACCAAGAACAACCCACAAACCCAGACTTGAGAGCCTTGGCCGGTCAGAACATACCCGAGACACCCCCCCACCATCATCCCACGGAACTGCTGCTGACCATGACCGGTGCTGCACTTGAAATACCGACTCGGGACCAGTGAGGACGGGCTGCCCGGGGCTTGCTCTGAAAGCCTTGATCTTACTCTGGCTACCCTGACATAGCCACTCAGTTATTGGTCATTTCCCCTCTCACTATCTGCAACTTCTGAGCTTACCTCCTCACCTGGGGTCTTTAGAATTACAGCTTCTCCACATTTCTGTTCTTTGGACCTTTGATTTTCTTGAACTTTAGTTCTAAGCATTTGGCTCAGACacctccttcccactccccacctcaaCCTGTTCTTTGTTCACATTTACTCTCAGGCCAAGTAGAAGACTTCCCCGAGGGGTGACTAACCCTTGCAGGCCCCTCACCTGGCCCACAGGAAGGAAACCCCTGGCATTCACCATCCTTAACCTGGGATCAGCCGAGCTGCCCCACAGGCCCTTCCATGGACACAAGGGCTGGAGTATGTGGGCACACCCTATGTCCAAATGCCCAGCGAGCCCTGCTTTCACCTTCCTTCACCTCTTGCAAACTTGGAAGGGTATTTTAACGATGGTGACTTACCCGACTCATCTCCCAGTGGGACAGGCTTCGGGGCAGGGCTAGGCTGGGCACCGAGGCTAGACAGAGACAGGCAGTCAGAGAGTGTGTCTCCTGCCCACCCACAGCAGCCCATACCCTCCTGTGTGGCCACAAGGACGCTCTAGTTTCCTCAGCTCACACTGCTCTTACTCCCACCATCCCGGAAAGGGCATATCAAGCCTCTATACCAACTGGTTCCTGTCTGGCCCCATGCCAGACTTCCACAGACCTGGCTCTTTCTTGGTACCCTTGGCAAGGATGGGCAGAGCTGGAAGTTCTTCTTCTTCAGTGCCCTCGTCTTCTCCGTCCTTGTCACTGTCTGATGAGAGTGCTGGTCCAGAAGACAGCCTGGACGGGGCCTCGCGTCTGTGTCCGAGAGAGGAAGGTCATGGGGAGAGGAGACTCAGTGTGGGGAGAGGCCAACATCATGGGTCTTCATGTGAGAAGCAGGTGTTGGGGGATAGAGTTGCTGAAGGGTAGGTCCAGAGCAAGGAGGAGGCGCGGTGAGACCACAGAGGGCAATCTGGACGCCCACCCACGGCCTGCCCACGGCCCACACTGTTCTCACCGGCTGGGCGCAGCAGCCCTTTGGGGCGAGGACGGTCCTTGCTGCTTGCTCCCTCGCTGACGCTGGCGCAGTTCAGCCAGACGCTGCCTCATGCTGATGGTCATCTCAGAGCTCAGGCGCCACACAAATATGCAGCTGGGCAGAGCCACAGAGTTGGGTGAGGGAGAGGTAGGGTAAGACTCTGGAGGTGGCAACGCCATTAGTTCCCCTTCTCCACAAGCTGGCAAGGAGACCAAGCCGCCCGCTAGCACCAGGTCAGGCCCAGCCAAGAAACAGCCCTATTTAGCCCTACTTCCCAGAGACACCACTGAGGGGAGAgcgggcagggggcagggcaTATCTGTGGCACAGAGGAAGAATCTGTCGCAGGGAAGCTTCTGCTCACCTGTCTCCCGACACAGAGATGAGATGTTTGCAGTCATTACTAAATTTCATGCCAGTGACAATCTCTGTGAAGAACAAAGAATATGGCCCATGAGCCACCCTGAAATCCCAGCCGAGTTTCTGTTCCAACCGTGGAGGTGGGGGTAGGTTGGGAGGGAGAAGCAGCCAGATGTGATGGGTCCcaagaaactaaagaaagaaagaataaagtttcAGGGGCAGAGTATTGGGGATACACTCACCTGAGTGGCCGAACATGGTGGCCACACACTCGCCTGAAGAGAAGTCAAAAATGGAAAGGTTCTTGTCGGAGCAGCTGGTGGCAATGTAGATCCCTGAGGGGTCTGTCTGCACCTGCGTGGGACACACAGCTGGAGAGGACAGGAAGCAGCAGGCCCCCTCCACCCAGTACCCCTGTCCTACCACCCTCTGGACCAGCGCCCATCCGGCTGGGCCCTTACCTTAATCAGAGTGCCGTCCTCACCCTGTGACCCTTTAAACAGCTTCTTCTGCTTCCCACTGCTGATGTTAAAGATCCTATAAAGACACACACTGTCATTCACACGAGGCGGAGGTCATGGGGAAGCACACCTGGGCAGCAGACAGGACAGCACTCACTCCCAGCCCCATTCCCTACGGGAGCCACTCCCCAACGCCAAGGGACGGCCACCTTTGAGTGAGGCAAAGCACTCATTCTGTGGGCCCACAGGGGCACACAGTCCTGGACAAGACAGACAGACATGGGGACTCTGGTGCCTACAGCTGACCCCCTCGGGCATGAAGGAACCGGTCAGATGGTCTGAGAAAGGGATTCCCACCGAATATTTCGGTCCTGGCAGCCAATGGCCGTGTACTTCCAGCTGGGCTCCACATCCATGTCATAGAGGGTCGTCTTCCGTACCACGTGGTGTGTCCGTGTAAACTGTACTCCATCTCCAGACTGCAGGGGTGAGCACGTGGGTAGACCCCAAGCCCAAATGCCTCACCAGGCCCAGAAAgccctgctttctcttctcttcacctCTTGCCACCTCAGGTAAAGGACCAGTAGAGACCCCCAGTGCCACCCGCTGCCCCATCCAGGGAAGCCCCGCCCCTCACCTTCTGTGCAGTGCGGAAGTAGATGCTTTTGTCTGCCCCACAGCTGATCATGCGGACTTGCCCCTCGCTGGCTGTGGAGGAAGGGGCCTAGCTGTTCCCACTGCTCTCACCACATGGGGCCAGCCTTCCCTCTATGTTTCCCCGCTTCGAGCTACTCTACGGGGCTGGGACAACCAATTAAATCAGGATGCTTCCCTCCAAACCTGGGCTTTCCGTTCTTCCTATTCTCAACCCACCTGGTTGGCTCAGGGTCCCCTGGATGGAGAGTCTACCGTCCACCTGTCTTCCCATCCAGCCCCAGGCCTCCCAGCCGCTGTCAAACACTCCCCCGCTGTGACAGCCACCCTTTCTCatggaggcaggaggcagggggcaGTGGCGGGGCCAGGGGGACTTTGGGGGTAGGTGGCAGGGTGTGTCTCaattgccctgcccccacctgcaaACTTGACAGCAGTGATGGAAGACGAGTGCTCGTCCAGCGTCTGCTGTAGGCTATACTCCCGTCCAGCATCCAGCACGTGGATCAGCCTGTCCCGACTCGCGGATGCCAGCAGCTTCAGACCTGAGGTTAAAACAACTCCATCAGCCCACAAGTGCCCAAAGCAagaccctctctgggcctgggcaAAGAGGACTGCATATGGGGCACTGAGCCCCATATTCCCAAGCCACGTGAACCACGGAGCAGGGATGGAGCTGTCCTCCTCTAAAACTGCAAAGACACCAAATGATTCATAGGACTTTCAGTCCCACACCCAAGAGCTGGAACAGCTGTAAATGGCATCAGCAGGACTGGAGGAGAACTGGGCCACGCTGGGCTGGGGACCAGGTATCCTCCTTACCGGTGTCTGGCTTAGAGTACTCCAGGCACAGAATTTCTGAGTCGTGGGCCTCCACTTTCAGCATCTCACTTAGGGACTGCAGCTCGTGCACCCTGCAAAGataaggaagagggaagaggtcACTGCCACGCTGTAGGAGGAGAGACTCACCCCGCTTCCTTTGTTGCAACCTTTTCCCCAacctttttcaaaatttattcttatttaatttcttaggCTTAGACAAAAGTGTAATGAGTACAGAGAGTTTCCACATTCCCTTTACCCAGCtttccctaatgttaacatcttacaaaaCAATAATAGTTCAATTACCAGAACCAGGAAATTTACATTGgcataatattattaattaaaggcTTTATCagaatttcaccagtttttccataatgtcctttttctggaTCCAGAATCCTATCCGATGTGCATTTAGTTATTTCTCCTTAGTCTCCTGTAGTCTGCAACAGTTCTTCAGTCTTACCTTacttttcatgaccttgacacttctgAAGAGAACTGGTCAGAACAGGTACTCTGTGGCAAGTACCTCAGtttgagtttgtctgatgtttcctcatgattagactaAGTTTACGCATTTTTGGGAAGAATACCACAGAAGCAAGGCTACGTCCTTAGTACATCATATCATGGGCTTCACGATGTCGATATGAGGAATGTGAAGCTTGATGACGTGGCGAAGATGGTGTCTGCTGAATTTCTTCACTGTAAAGATATCTTTCCCTTGTACATAAATAATCTTGTTCCCCAAACTTTTTGAACCAAACTTTTCTAAAGCTCTGTCCTTGGGGAACgaacccccgcccccagcctgcACGGGGAAGGCAGGCAGTACCCACTCCAGGCCTGGCATTACCTGAGCGTGCCCATACGGTCTCCCGAAGCCAGATGCTGTCCATTGGGGCTGATGCACACAGAGCGGATGCCCACACGGGGGTCCATCAGGGACCCATCAGCTTTGTCTCCTCCGGGGAGCTCAGTGTCCAGCAGGGCCTGTGTGTTCCCATCCACATAGATGATCTTAATGAGGTCCTAGGTAAAGAGGAATGGATAAGGCAGGCCCGACCGGTACCACTGCAAGAGGAGAGGAATGATGAAGAAAAACCCTTGGCAGGGCCCAGTCAAATAAGAGCTGGAAGATCAAGGTCTGGGGACCCCGTTCCTGAGAAGGTTTAGAGGCTGAGGGGATGGGATGCTAAGTGTGGAGTGGGGACCCCCAGGCCTCAGGGCTCACATTGCTGAGGATGTTTCGGTGCAGGGCGGAGCCATGCACCCCTGTGCTCTCGGTGTTCCACAGGCGGATGGTGTTGTCCGAGGAACAGGTGATAAAGGAACTGGGGGGCAGGCAGGCCTGGTTACTGTCCTTCACTTCAGGGTAGAtctgaggaggcagagggaacaaagTCACGTCTCCAGTTAGGGAGCAGTGCCTTTCCTGTCCAGGGACAAGGGAATGAGATTAAAGGGACACAGCTGGCCAAGACTTAGCCCAGTGTCTGTCACACAGTAAGCAAGCCAGAGCTATTAGGTACTCTTCACAATCACTAATGAAAGTACATTAAccaagcacttactgtgtactaGGGACGCTTCTGTGTCTCCCacttacattatctcattgaattcttAGAACACTTAGATGAATCAGGTACATTATTCtccagttgaggaaactgaggctcagtcaagttcagtaacttgcccaagatcacccagcCTAGGACAAGGCAAAGCTAAGGatgggggagtgtgtgtgtgtggtggggagctCACGGAATGGAGCCTAAGATGTAAAAGCACTAAAATTCAAGTTCAATCCTCAGGGCCCGTCTGACAATAGGCGGACATACGGGGATGTTGCTGAAGACACAAGCAGGCAGCAGGAACGTAATGTGACACTTGGGGATCCCCACGTTCTGTCTTCGCAATGGTATCCCAGCAAACCTGGTCAGTCTCCAGCCATCCCAGCCCACGTACCTCCACACTCCAGACGCAGGACGAGTGATACAGAGCCGAGTACACCTTGCCCACTTTCTTGGGATCCCTCACATCCCAAACATAAATGCTGTGGTCGTTGTATACACAAGACAGCCACTGGTTGGTGGGGTCAAAGGTCAAGGCAATGGTGTCTGGATACCTGGCATTGGCCACGCCAGAGAAGAGGCGGCTGTGGGGAAGAGGATAGGGCAGACTGATGAGTGATGAGCTGATGGAATGAAGGATCGAAGGGAATAAAACCAGAAGCCCACCCATGAAGGAAGGAGCAGAGCATAGGGAGCCCTGTCTGGACATGCCGGTGTAGAAACAGTTGCTTAAGAAAGAAAGCAGCAGCGCCTGACAGCTGTCAGCTGGGAGCCGACCCGGCACTAGCTGCTGGGCTATGGTGTTCTCCTGCTGCACACAAAGAGCATCACACAACACCCACA is part of the Rhinolophus sinicus isolate RSC01 linkage group LG03, ASM3656204v1, whole genome shotgun sequence genome and harbors:
- the MAPKBP1 gene encoding mitogen-activated protein kinase-binding protein 1 isoform X1, which produces MAVEGSTITSRIKNLLRSPSIKLRRSKAGNRREDLSSKVTLEKVLGITVSGGRGLACDPRSGLVAYPAGCVVVLFNPRKHKQHHILNSSRKTITALAFSPDGKYLVTGESGHMPAVRVWDVAEHSQVAELQEHKYGVACVAFSPSAKYIVSVGYQHDMIVNVWAWKKNIVVASNKVSSRVTAVSFSEDCSYFVTAGNRHIKFWYLDDSKTSKVNATVPLLGRSGLLGELRNNLFTDVACGRGKKADSTFCITSSGLLCEFSDRRLLDKWVELRNTDSFTTTVAYCISVSQDYIFCGCADGTIRLFNPSNLHFLSTLPRPHALGTDIASVTEASRLFSGVANARYPDTIALTFDPTNQWLSCVYNDHSIYVWDVRDPKKVGKVYSALYHSSCVWSVEIYPEVKDSNQACLPPSSFITCSSDNTIRLWNTESTGVHGSALHRNILSNDLIKIIYVDGNTQALLDTELPGGDKADGSLMDPRVGIRSVCISPNGQHLASGDRMGTLRVHELQSLSEMLKVEAHDSEILCLEYSKPDTGLKLLASASRDRLIHVLDAGREYSLQQTLDEHSSSITAVKFAASEGQVRMISCGADKSIYFRTAQKSGDGVQFTRTHHVVRKTTLYDMDVEPSWKYTAIGCQDRNIRIFNISSGKQKKLFKGSQGEDGTLIKVQTDPSGIYIATSCSDKNLSIFDFSSGECVATMFGHSEIVTGMKFSNDCKHLISVSGDSCIFVWRLSSEMTISMRQRLAELRQRQRGSKQQGPSSPQRAAAPSRREAPSRLSSGPALSSDSDKDGEDEGTEEEELPALPILAKGTKKEPASVPSLALPRSLSHWEMSRAQETEEFLDPAPAANQGPRRRGRWAQSGVELSVRSMLDLRQLETLAPSPRGCSQDLLPTTPCGPGKHGQQAPETSRAVQNEKPSRTQASQPCSCPHIIRLLSQEEGVFPQDLEPTPIEDGIVYPEPISSPTLDTSEFQVQAPARGALGRVYPGSRGSEKHSPDSACSVDYSSSRLSSPEHPNEDSESTEPLSVDGISSDLEEPAEGDEEEEEEEGGTGPYGLQEGSPHTPDQERFLKQHFETLASGAAPGGPVRVPERTESQSISSRFLLQVQTPSFRELSPSSSSLALTLRPVQVPQASGEQLRGNGASPPGAPPEVVLSPGNPGPQQAAPVLLPRRRLNPDSSWAPKRVATSSPLGGLQKAQSVQSLVPQGEAPTPGPLLLREMEAQEGLRSLPQADNRLSRSQSYQNPTTSSMAKISRSISVGENLGLAAEPPAPAPLRVSPLSKLALPSRAHLVLDIPKPLPDRPSLATFSPVTKGRSPGEMEQPGSPAGLGKAHSTSERRACLGEDPSPRPRTECQAQLGPNSPCAQHRPGSSHLRGPENLQSPPPEKTPSPMGCSRPGAALTPASGPAVSLEQCEQLVAELQGSLRQAVQLYHLVTSCKTPSAEQSRITLLLRNTFSSVRQELEALAGTVLSSPGGSPGAVGAEQTQALLEQYSELLLRAVEQRMERRL
- the MAPKBP1 gene encoding mitogen-activated protein kinase-binding protein 1 isoform X2 — encoded protein: MAVEGSTITSRIKNLLRSPSIKLRRSKAGNRREDLSSKVTLEKVLGITVSGGRGLACDPRSGLVAYPAGCVVVLFNPRKHKQHHILNSSRKTITALAFSPDGKYLVTGESGHMPAVRVWDVAEHSQVAELQEHKYGVACVAFSPSAKYIVSVGYQHDMIVNVWAWKKNIVVASNKVSSRVTAVSFSEDCSYFVTAGNRHIKFWYLDDSKTSKVNATVPLLGRSGLLGELRNNLFTDVACGRGKKADSTFCITSSGLLCEFSDRRLLDKWVELRTTVAYCISVSQDYIFCGCADGTIRLFNPSNLHFLSTLPRPHALGTDIASVTEASRLFSGVANARYPDTIALTFDPTNQWLSCVYNDHSIYVWDVRDPKKVGKVYSALYHSSCVWSVEIYPEVKDSNQACLPPSSFITCSSDNTIRLWNTESTGVHGSALHRNILSNDLIKIIYVDGNTQALLDTELPGGDKADGSLMDPRVGIRSVCISPNGQHLASGDRMGTLRVHELQSLSEMLKVEAHDSEILCLEYSKPDTGLKLLASASRDRLIHVLDAGREYSLQQTLDEHSSSITAVKFAASEGQVRMISCGADKSIYFRTAQKSGDGVQFTRTHHVVRKTTLYDMDVEPSWKYTAIGCQDRNIRIFNISSGKQKKLFKGSQGEDGTLIKVQTDPSGIYIATSCSDKNLSIFDFSSGECVATMFGHSEIVTGMKFSNDCKHLISVSGDSCIFVWRLSSEMTISMRQRLAELRQRQRGSKQQGPSSPQRAAAPSRREAPSRLSSGPALSSDSDKDGEDEGTEEEELPALPILAKGTKKEPASVPSLALPRSLSHWEMSRAQETEEFLDPAPAANQGPRRRGRWAQSGVELSVRSMLDLRQLETLAPSPRGCSQDLLPTTPCGPGKHGQQAPETSRAVQNEKPSRTQASQPCSCPHIIRLLSQEEGVFPQDLEPTPIEDGIVYPEPISSPTLDTSEFQVQAPARGALGRVYPGSRGSEKHSPDSACSVDYSSSRLSSPEHPNEDSESTEPLSVDGISSDLEEPAEGDEEEEEEEGGTGPYGLQEGSPHTPDQERFLKQHFETLASGAAPGGPVRVPERTESQSISSRFLLQVQTPSFRELSPSSSSLALTLRPVQVPQASGEQLRGNGASPPGAPPEVVLSPGNPGPQQAAPVLLPRRRLNPDSSWAPKRVATSSPLGGLQKAQSVQSLVPQGEAPTPGPLLLREMEAQEGLRSLPQADNRLSRSQSYQNPTTSSMAKISRSISVGENLGLAAEPPAPAPLRVSPLSKLALPSRAHLVLDIPKPLPDRPSLATFSPVTKGRSPGEMEQPGSPAGLGKAHSTSERRACLGEDPSPRPRTECQAQLGPNSPCAQHRPGSSHLRGPENLQSPPPEKTPSPMGCSRPGAALTPASGPAVSLEQCEQLVAELQGSLRQAVQLYHLVTSCKTPSAEQSRITLLLRNTFSSVRQELEALAGTVLSSPGGSPGAVGAEQTQALLEQYSELLLRAVEQRMERRL